A window of Phycisphaerae bacterium genomic DNA:
AGTTTGCAGTCTTTGTTGATATGTTCGCAGTTTTTCGCTGCCGGGATAATTCCATCATTCATCATACAGCAGGCGGCGATAATATCAACCGCACCTGCCGCTGCGCCGGTGTTGCTTGTCATACTCTTTGTCGGCAGTATCGGTATCTTATCGGCTGTATCGCCCAGTGCCTTGCGGATTCCCGCCGCTTCTGCGATATCGTCGGCGAAAATGCCTGTGCCGTGCGGGATAATCAAATCCAGTTGCTCCGGTTTTATCCCTGCGTTGGCAAGGGACGCTTCGATTGCAAACTGAACGCCTTTGCCGTCCGGCTCGAGAGATTCGTATTTGGCGTTTATACTACAGCTTTGACCCATGCCTGCAATTTGAGCGTAAATTTTTGCGCCGCGTTTTTTGGCGTTTTCAGGATTTTCGAGTATTACACATCCGGCCGCTTCTCCGAAGACCGAACCTTTAGCGTCCGCGTCAAAAGGACGACAGGCGCCTTGCGGATTATCGTTATTACTTGCTGTTGCCCGTTTATTCAGGCATTGTCTTAGGTGGACAATTGGATTTACCTTTGCTTCTCCGCCGCCGGCGAGAGCAAGTTCCGCATCGCCTCGTGAAATAATCTGTGCCGCTTCGATAATGGCCAGATGTCCCGCCGCCTCAGCGCAGGTGATTGTATTGCTGGGGCCCTGAATGTCGTGGATTATGCCGACGTGGCAGGCGAGCATATTGGGCAGATACTTAAGAAGCCAAAGAGGTGTAACCGCTTCTATGCTATGTGTGCCCCATTTTTTTATATCGAATTTTCCGTCCGTGATGCCTTTGGCGACGGCAGGGGCAAGCTCGACAAGGTCGCAGCTTATTAAACCGGCGCCAAGAATTATTGCCGTTCGCCGGGGCTCGATTGTAATATTCTGTTCGTCGAAGGCTTTTGTTTTCAGGCCTGCGTCTTTGAACGCTTCATTGGCGGCAACAACGGCAAGCTCGATATCGCGGGACATAAGTTTTGTTGTTTTGCGAATTGCCTTGGGAACGTGGTCGCGAATGCTGAAGTCGGGCGCCTGACCTGCAATCTGACAGGTAAAGCCGGCCGGGTCAAAGGCCGTGATTCTGGCGATGCCGCATTTGCCCTGACAAAGGCCGGACCATAAATCTTTATAGCTTAATCCGAGAGGAGTGATTGCTCCCAATCCTGTAATTACCGGCATTTGTGCGGTCATTTGGACGACTCCAGATAAGGTGTGTCAAGACCTGATGCCCTTAACACGACGCCGAACAAATCGGTAAATACAAAATTTTCTTCCGGAAATTGTTTGCCCGCCAAATTATTGTCGATATGGCTGAACATCAAATCAATCTCAGCTATCATTTCATCGTTACAGGTGATTTTGCCTGTCGTGGATGCCGCCTCGTCAGTTATCGATTCGATTTTTGCGTGTATTTTGAGTGTGTCGCCGGGGCGGACGTAGTGGAAAAAAACTGCCTTGTTGATTTTAGCCAGGATTACCTTTTCCTTATAGCCTCTTGCCTGTCCCACAAGAAGACCTGCCGTCTGAGCCATCGACTCAATCATCAGGCATTCGGGCATAATCGGAAAGCCGGGGAAATTATCGTGCAGATGCTCCTCGGCCATAGTTACATTTTTCACGGCGACGGCGTTAGAGCCGCTGTTGAACTCGATAAATTTGTCAATCCATATCCAACGCAATTTTGCCACCGGGAATAAAAATTTTAATTTTGCCACAGAGAACACAGAGGACACAGAGATATAAATTTTATACAGTGTTAATCCGTGCTTCAGCCTGCCGCGTTAAGTCTTGCATCGACAAAGTTGACCAGAACATCGACGGTAAATAAATCGCCGATTTTATTAACGCTGGGGTCTGCGGCAAACGCTGAAAGGTCGCTGTGCGGCATACGTTTTTTCAATTCTTCAAAGCCCTTTGGAGTAAGTTTCCCGTTGCTGACGTATTCTGCGGTGCTTAAAAGGCTTTCAGCGGGGAATAGTTCCTCACGCGGGATTTTTATTCCGAAAGCTTTTTCCATACGGAAAACGATATCGAGAAAATCAATGCTTTCAGCGCCGAGGTCGCCCATCAAAGTCGCGTCCGGCGTAACTTCATCTTCGTCAACTCCGAGAGCATCGACAAGTACGTTCTGAACTTCCACTAAAATCTCTTCACGAGTCATAGCCATAAATAAAACCTCCGGTTATTAAAAAAATTACATTCCGTTTAACAATTTCCAGCGTTCCTTCAATTTTTCAATTATATAAGCGTCTTCAGCGGCGAATTTAGAATCCTTTTCGACGAGGTTAAAATGCCTTAAGCTGAACTTCGCTTCGACAATCGGTTCGCCGTTGCAGGAGCCTGCCCCTGCGAAAGAGCTTATGTTTTCTTCTATCGTCTTTGCGGTAACGGTATATTGAATATTCATACCGGGAGCGGCAAAGCTTTTGTATTTTACATTCTTTGCCTGAGCAAGCAACACCATACTATGGGCAAAGTTTTCAGTTTCCCTGACCAGCCAGCAGGCCGATTCGATTAGTCCCTGCAACAGAAATACCCCCGGAAGCACCGGAAAAGCCGGAAAATGGTCGGCCAAATACTCCTCGGAAAGGGATACATTCTTGACAGTTTGTATCTCTTTACCCGGCACTATCTTAACTACGTTATCAATCAGGATAAATTTCATAACTTGCCCCCACACCTATTTGCATAAGGCGGGTGAAATAAACTATTTACCTATATAGGCTATCCATATTAAACCTTCACCTACCCAACCACAATACAAATAGGTGTGGGGGTGAATCGTATTGTAGTGATTAAATCTGCGTTTTCCAGCTTTTTTTCTGTTAATTAGCCACCAAGGCATCCGCCGTCGCCCAAGGCTATGTCGGGACAGGCAAAGACACAAAAAAGTTAAATAATAAGATTACTTCGTGTCTTTGAGTTTTTGTGGCTATTTTATCTGGCCGATTCATGGCGAGTTTTTATTTAATTGCAGATTTCGCCCACAAAATAGAACAATATTCATCTTGATTTTCGAGTAAGATGTAATGTATTCTTGAAGGAGCAACGGGAGAATTTTTATACCGGCAGAAACAGTCTGTGTTTGGCGTCTTATACAGACTGTATGATCATTATTGTACGCACAAGGTGAAGATATGAAAAGATTTAATGTGGTTTTACCTAAAGAAGATGGAGGAGTAGAAATTTATCGCATGAAGGAGTGGTTACGGCAGCATCCCGGCCACATTCCCACGGGCGTAGATCCAACTTACTGTACGTCGCATAAGCTACGGGATATGCTGAAGAAGCTTGGATGGTCAGTTAAAGAGACGGCAAGTGAAGTACGTCTCTTGCAGCCTGGGACAACCACCTCCCAAGGCGAATTAGATGCAGTGCTTGGCGATGAGAATCCAGAAGAGGAGGATGAGTCTCCGGAGGCATGTTTTGCTCTGGAGTACCAACTTCGTGATTTTATCGCGCAAAACCTCAATACGATAACTATTGAAGGGCGCCGCCTTCGGCTGTACGTTGATCCAACTGGTCGGGACGGTATTGAATATTCTACGGCAGTAGGTTCCATAGATATTTTGGCTGTTGATGATTCTGATGCTTTCGTCGTGTTTGAATTAAAGCGTGCTCGGAGTGCGGATCATGCCATAGGTCAATTAACACGTTACATGGGATGGATTAAACAAACAATTGGAAAAGGCAAAGACGTTCGGGGAGTAATTGTCTCTAAAACGATTAGCGAAAATCTTAGGTATGCTGTTTTGGTTGTACCCAATATTTCTTTGTTTGAATATGAAGTAGAGTTCCATCTTAAGACTGTGCATCGCGAACATAGAGAAGAAACATAGATATCCGGTCAGTAATCACTCCAGCGGATATGACATAGTAGTGCCGCTTAGTTCAGACGTTCCGGTGAAATCTATTTAAGAAACCCTTGATCCATTCGACTTCGCTCAGGACAGGTGGGCGATGAATAAAAATATCTCTGCGGTCTCGGTGGTGAAATATAAAATCCGTGTTAATCCTGTGGAACTTCGTGTCTGAAAAAAAGTGTATATTCGTGTTAATTCGTGGCTAATTAAACCCTAATTATTTGTTGCAAAATTATGCAGCGGAGTTATATTCCAAAACATGAAAGTTAGAAACGCTACAGTTAACGATGTTGAAGCAATTTATTCGCTGATAAGCCATAACGCGCAGTTCGATAAGATGCTGTTCCGGTCACGGGCTTATATCTTCGATAATCTGCAGTTGTTCAGCGTAGCCGAAGTTCACAACCAGGTTATCGGCTGCTGCGCCCTTGCGGTTATATGGTCCGACCTTGCTGAAATAAAATCATTGGCCGTTGCTGAAGAATACCAGAATAAGGGAATCGGCAGGGCACTGGTCGAAAAGGCTGTCGAACAGGCCAAAAATCTCGGGGTCAAAAAGGTCTTTGCATTGACTCTTGTGCCGAAGTTCTTCGAAAAATACGGCTTTGCGGTTGTAGATAAAAAGACGCTTCCTATGAAGGTCTGGAGCGATTGCGCTAAATGTACCAAACAGGATAACTGTGACGAAATAGCAGTGGAGAAGGAGATAAAGAATTAAGTTCTATGGACTCCTTATGGAGGAAACAAAGATATAAGGAAACATCCTGGAGCAATAATCCTTATCTCTTGTTTCTTTACATCCTTACTTCCTTTCAATCTTACCCGACCTGGCGGCGCTGGAACATAGCGATTGAGAGGAATATGAAAGCGGCAGTATAAATCAGGCTGTAAATACCGCAGGATAAAATATAGCCGGCGGTAACACGAACGCCTTCCTCGTATATAGCATCACTTATCCAGAATACCTGAAGACTTGGTATAATTATTTTACCTATTTTAGCCCATAAATGAGCATCAGCAAGCCGGCCAAAAACGTAATCGCTTACAAGGCCCAGCAAAAACAGGCCCACGCAACTGCTTAATGTAACAAGAATGTTGAAGCGGGTCGAAAACATTATCGCAGCGGCTGTAATAACAAAAAGAGCCATCAAAAGCAAAATTGACGCGTAAATATCAAACGAATTAAACCCATTCCGAGCCGGGAAAAATTGCCATTCTTTGTCTATAAAGAACAAAAAAACTATAGAAATGGTCGCTAAAATAGAAGTTAATATGATGGCGGTTGATGTAAATTTAAAATCGTAAGAGTAGTTAAGGAAAGTAGTTATGATTAAAGCGAGGCCTATTGTGACCCCTGCACAGGTCAGCACTGTCATATCGTGGGTGTCGGAGGCGGTTGACATTACGCCATGCCTTATGGACATAAGAAGGGCGATTGTAAGGATGTAATGGGCAAGGATTACGGCTGCGATAACGCCTATAAACTTGCCCAAAATGAAAAGAAACCTTGGAACAGGCTTGGAAAGGGTGGTAATAATGGTTTTTGTTTCAATTTCCTCTGTAATAGCTGCCGCGGCGGCAAAAATTGCAATGAACAATCCGGCGATAAAAAGCGTAGATAGGCCTATCTCTCGTAAGAACTTATTGTCGTCGTCCATAGAGTACATGGTTAACGACGGACTTATAATGAACAGAAACACAGCAGCGGCGATAATAACCGCGAAAACCGGCTGTCTGATTATTTCTACGAAGGTGTTTTTAGCGATTGAAAAAAGTTTATAAAACATATTATTTTTCCATTAACAGTTTACGGCACAAGGCTTATCAATTATATTACAGTGTTTTATGCTTGTAGTAAAGAAACTTTATTGTATACTCTGGCACTGATAATGAGTTCAGAGAAAAATTTTGATTTAAGACTAAGCAAAAGGACATGATGCAGACAGAATACAGAAGAGCGGCGTTTGTTTGTCTGGTTGCACTTATACTAAGTGCGATTTTCTTTCCGGCCTGTTTTGTTCTGAGCAGGGTAACAGGGGTATATCCGTTATTTGCCTTAAGCTGGCAGATACTGGCCGCCGCTTTGATATGGGCGGTTCTGGCGGTACAGTTCTATCAAAAGTCGCTTGCCGAGCAGGAAAAACTCGATATCGCACAACTTGCCCAGGGTGGCGCCGGCGATACTATATTCGAGGCACAAAAAAACAATTCAGAATTTTTCGCGGTCGCCCAGAACAGGTTAAGAATATTTGAAAAATGGTTCCTTCCGATATTTTCAATTCTAATAGCCATATATCAAATTGCTATCGGATCGCTCCTGCTGAGAATGACCATTAAAGGCCGAATCGGCGAGGAAACAAAATTCCTTCTGCTTGGAGCGGTACTGGCCTCGGCGATAGCGTTTGTAAGCTTTTTGTTTTCGCTTTATGCCACAGGCCTGGCGAGCCAGGAAAAATGGCGTCCGCTCAAAGCCGGCGGCAGTTATTTTCTGGCGACCACAATTCTGTCTTTTATTTGTGCCGCGGCGATGGCGCTGGCACAGTTCAAAGTACAGATAGTTCTTGTCGCTCTTAACTGGATTGTGCCGAGTGTACTTATACTGGTCGGATGTGAAACAGCGTTAAACTTTATATTCGATATATACAGGCCGAGGATAAAAGGGCAGTACAGCAGCAGCGCTTTCGACAGCAGGCTGCTCGGAATAATCGCATCGCCCCATCATATTCTTCGAACGGTCGCAAGCGTTATCGATTACCAGTTCGGCTTTAAAGTTTCACAAACGTGGTTCTATCAGATAGTCGAGCAGGCAATAATACCGCTGATACTCGTCTCGGCAGTTATACTTTATCTTTTAAGCTGTATTGTAATTATCGATCCCGGCTCACAGGCGATAATCGAAAAATTAGGTTCGCCGGTGGATTCACATAATAAGGTAAGGCTCGTGGGTTCGGGCATTAGTTTCAAGCTGCCTTGGCCGTTTGGAATAACAAGAGAATTTCCAACAAAGGAAATACAGGAGATATATATAGGTTATGTTCCGCTTGAAGATCAGGCGGGCCAGAAGCAGCCGCTTTTGTGGGGATCGGAGCATTATAAGGAAGAATACAATCTTCTGGTTGCGACAGAGACCATAAATTCACAGGAAAAAGGTGCGGTACCTGTAAGTATCATAAGGGGTTCGATTCCTGTTCAGTATCGTGTCATTGACCTTTATAAATATCTGTATAACCATGCCGACAGCAAGGAAGTCTTAAAGGCGATATGTTATCGCGAGGTGATAAAATTCGCGGCAGGGGCCCACATTGAGCCGGAAGTAGAAGGCGGCAGCAGCGAAGAGAGTCTCCTCGGAGCGGGCAGGGCAAAGGCCGCGATAGTGGTTGCCAGAAATATTCAGCAGCAGGCCGACAATCTCAGTCTGGGCGTTGAAATAGTATTTATGGGATTCGAAGGTTTTCATCCGCCGCCGCAGGTAGCACAGGATTTTCAGGCTGTGATAGGCGCTGTTCAGAAGAAACAGGCTTCGATACTCGAAGCAATCGCGCAAAGAGACAGGATTTTTACCGGAAACGTCGGCTCCGTCAAACAGGCGATAACGCTGCACCAGCTTGCTGAAAAATACCTGCAGTCGCCGCAAAAGGGTACTGAATACGAACAGATTAAACTTCAGCTTGATAAGGCGTTTACAGAAGCAAGCGGCGAACTTTTTGCCAAACTCAGAGGGGCACAGAGCTATGCTTACGAAAAATCAACGCTGGCAAAAGCCGCAGGCGAACGATTCAGTCAGCAGTTACAGGCATACCGGGCATCGAAAAGAATTTATACGCATGAACTTAAAATGAATATGCTCGAAGAATCGCTGGAGAAGATAAGAAAATATATCGTTGTTTCAGACAGCGACACGGAAGTAACAATTGTGGACCTGCAGGAAAAACTCGTGCCGAGTCTTTATGATATCGAGCCGATCAAGGGGCAATAAAATAGAATATAGATGTTGAGAATATTTAAGGGTAAGTCGAAATGAAAAATTTTGCGGTAATAATTCTGGTGGTACTGATTGTAGCTGTGATGATGCTCTACCTTGTCTCGTTTCAGGTGCGTCAGACGGAAACGGCGCTGGTTCTTACCTTCGGCAAGCCTACTCGCCAGATAACTGAGCCGGGCTGGAACTGGAAATGGCCCGCACCGATACAGACTCTGGTCAAATACGACGCAAGGCAAATGCTTTTCGGGGGCGTTGAGGAAGAAACGGTTACCAAAGGCGGAGAGCCGGTAATTGTTCAAACCTATATTATATGGCAAATCGCGGAACCGATAAAATTTCGTGAAGCCATACGAGATGTGCCGGGCGCGGAAAAACTGCTTAAAAGCAGACTTCGCGATGTGCAGAATAAGGTTGTCGGCAAACATTATTTCAGCGAATTTGTAAATAGCGACCGGCAGCAGATAAAATTCGGCGACATTGAGAATGAGATGACTCAACTGCTCGACGAGCCGGTAAAAGCGGCGTACGGCATGAAAGTCGAAGCTGTCGGAATAAAGATGCTTAAAGTGAGCGAAAAGGTTACGGAAGATGTATTTGCCCGGATGAAGGCCGACAGAAAACGAAAGACCGAAGCGACCCTGGCACAGGGAAATGCCGAGGCGACCAAGATAAAAAGCGATGCCGATGCGAAAATTACCGAGCTTATGGCCGCCACTGAAGCCAGGGCAAAGTCTATACGCGGTGCCGGCGATGCTGAGGCGGCTCAGTATTACAAGATGCTTGAGGCAGACCCGGAATTCGCGATGTTCCTGCGTGAAATTGAAACCCTGAAAAAAACCCTCAAGGAAAGAACAACCGTGGTTTTGCCTGCCGATGCCGAGCCGTTTAAGCTGCTCAGGGAAATGCCGAAAATCGAGCCGAAACAGAATGTGTCGAGATAAAAAATGAGTCACGAACATCATCATCACCATCATCATCACGAAACCAGTGAACATCAGGCCGATGAGCTGCAGAACTTCGGCGGAGAGTTTGACGCCGGTAGTAAGAGTCTTGCCGATGCACTGAGAATCAGTTTTGCTGTTCTGAAATTTATAATGCTTGTTCTGATTATCCTGTTTTTCAGTTCCGGCGTGTTTACAGTAGCGCCGGACGAACGGGCAATGATACTAAGGTTCGGACGAATCTGCGGCGATACAACGGACAAGAGGATACTGGGGCCGGGACTGCACTGGGCGATACCGTATCCGGTTGAAGAGGTGGTAAAATTACCCGCGAGAAATACCGTTTTGCGAACCGAAATAGATTCTTTCTGGTACGATACAACAAACAACCAGTCGGCAGGTACGCTCAATCCTGTTACGGACGGATACTGCATAACGAGGAACGATACCATCGCTGATTTGAAGGGCGGCAGCGACTATAATATTGTACACACCAAATGGCAGCTTACGTACAGAATTTCCGATTGCGAAATGTTCTTCAAAAAGGTTTATTTGAAAACCCCCGATGCCGGACAAAGTCTGATAGATGTAATACCGCAAAGTGTTGAGCCGTTTTTAAAGGCGGTCGCTTCCGAGGCGGTTGTCGTTGCGATGGTGAATTTCAGTATTGACGAGGCTATAAAGAGCGATTCCCAGATAGCCAAAGAGGCGGAAAAACTCCTGCAGAAAAAACTTGACGATATGAACTGCGGTATAGAAGTAGATTCAATGCAGCTTACCGCTGTTGCCTGGCCGAGGCAGGTAAACGATGCCTTTGTTGCGTCTATTAAGGCCAGCAACGAGGCTGACAGAATGATTCGCGAGGCGAAAGGATATTCTGAAAGCAGAATCAACGAAGCAGGCGGCGGAGAGTTGATTAGTGCTGTTCTTTCGCCGGATGTCAACGATAAGCAGAAGGAATATTTCTGGAATAATGCTTCAGGCTCTGCGCAGAAGACAATCGCAGAGGCGAAAGCGTACAGGACAAAAACTGTTGAATCGGCAAAAGCCAATGCCGATTATCTTAAGATACTTCTGCCGGAATATCAGAAGAGACCGAAACTGGTGATACAGAGAATTTATCAGGACGCAATCGAAGAGGTCTTAAGCAATACTCAGGAAACGATAATAGCACAGTCGAGCAGCGGCAGTAAAAATCGTGAATTCAGAGTTATGATAAATAGAGACCCGGCGATTGGAAAAGAAAAGAAAAAATAAGGTAAAGAACTGAGAAAATGACACATAGAGCATTGCATTTAACGGAACACGAAGTTGATGTGGCCAGGACACATCAGAAACAGGTTCGGGTTAGTCTCGCTTTGGCGGGGACACTGCTGGGCGGAACGCTGCTTTTGAACAGCCTTATCAGCCCGCTTTTCTATGGTAAAGGGTCGCAGATAAAGGAATTGCTCGCAATGCTGGCGGCAATACTTCTTGCTACGCCTGTTATTATTCACTCGATTAAAGGCGTTATCAGAAGCGAAATGCATATGGATGAGCTGGTATCGCTGGCCATAATAGCGGCATTCGCAACCGGAAATTATATCGCGGCAAGTGTCGTAGCGTTCTTTCTGCTGCTTAGCGAGCTTGTTGAGACAAGAACGGCGCTTGGAGCAAGAGCTGCGATTGAATCGCTTATTAAACTTACACCGACAAAAGCGTCACGGCTCGATGCCGGCGGAAATGAGAAACAGGTCAACGCCAGCCAGTTGAAGTGCGACGATGTTATCCGGGTAAGGCCCGGCGATAATATTGCCGCTGACGGCGAAGTTGTAAAAGGATTAAGCTCTGTTAATGAAGCGACAATCACGGGTGAATCACTTCCCGCCGATAAGGTGCCGGGAATGCAGGTTTTTGCGGGAACGAGCAATCTTACCGGCGTTCTCGATATCAGGGTAACAAGGGCTGGAAAAGATACGACGCTCGGGAAAGTGCAATCGCTTATTCTGCAGGCTGAACATACGCAGATACCGATTATGCGTATAATCGACAGGTATGTAAAATGGTATATACCCGTAATATTGATGATTGCGGCGATAATATGGTTCTTTACAAAGGACGTTAACAGGGCGATAGGCGCTCTTGTTGTTTCCTGTCCGTGCGCATTGATACTTGCGACGCCTACGGCGATGGTTGCAGCGTTGTCTGCTTCGGCAAGACTTGGCATTCTCATTAAGAAAGTCGCGGACCTCGAACTTGCCGGCAGAGTTACAGCGATAGTATTCGACAAGACCGGAACCCTGACTACAGGCCAGCTTTACGTTACCAAACTTACGCCCGCACAGGGCATTGAGCCTGCCGAACTTTTAAAATTTGCCGCTTCAGCCGAACAGATGAGTAAACATCCTGCCGCAAGGGCGCTGCAGATAGTTGCAAAGGATGCGAATCTGTCGCTGGATACGCCGGTAGATTTTGCCGAGACGCCGGGAAAAGGTGTAACGGCTGTTGTACAGGGGACAAAGATATTTGTCGGACGAGATACTTTTCTGAAAGAAAACGGTATAGATACTTCTGATGTGCCAGACCCGGCACTGCATGAAGAACAGGGGTTCAGCACTTTATATGTCGGCAGAGACAAAAAATGTATGGGATGGATCGGCATGCAGGACAAGACCAGACCCGAAGCCAGATTTGCAGTTGAGCAGTTGCTTGAAACCGGTATAAAACGGCTGACGATGCTGACCGGCGACAGGGAAGAAGTTGCTAAAAGAGTTGCCGCAGAACTCGGATGTACGGATGTAAAGGCCAAATGTCTGCCGCAGGATAAACTTGCCATTGTCGAAAAAATGAAAAAGGACGGCTTTGTCGTAGCAGTTGTCGGCGATGGAATAAATGACGCACCGGCCCTTGCAAGCGGAAACCTCGGAATAGCGATGGGAGCCGCAGGCAGCGATGTCGCAATAAATTCAGCGTCGATAGCGCTTATGAGCAACGACCTTAAACGG
This region includes:
- a CDS encoding beta-ketoacyl-[acyl-carrier-protein] synthase family protein, whose translation is MTAQMPVITGLGAITPLGLSYKDLWSGLCQGKCGIARITAFDPAGFTCQIAGQAPDFSIRDHVPKAIRKTTKLMSRDIELAVVAANEAFKDAGLKTKAFDEQNITIEPRRTAIILGAGLISCDLVELAPAVAKGITDGKFDIKKWGTHSIEAVTPLWLLKYLPNMLACHVGIIHDIQGPSNTITCAEAAGHLAIIEAAQIISRGDAELALAGGGEAKVNPIVHLRQCLNKRATASNNDNPQGACRPFDADAKGSVFGEAAGCVILENPENAKKRGAKIYAQIAGMGQSCSINAKYESLEPDGKGVQFAIEASLANAGIKPEQLDLIIPHGTGIFADDIAEAAGIRKALGDTADKIPILPTKSMTSNTGAAAGAVDIIAACCMMNDGIIPAAKNCEHINKDCKLNIVKEQIKKKINYVLCTSYTYGGQTAAIVLKKYE
- a CDS encoding 3-hydroxyacyl-ACP dehydratase FabZ family protein, whose translation is MAKLKFLFPVAKLRWIWIDKFIEFNSGSNAVAVKNVTMAEEHLHDNFPGFPIMPECLMIESMAQTAGLLVGQARGYKEKVILAKINKAVFFHYVRPGDTLKIHAKIESITDEAASTTGKITCNDEMIAEIDLMFSHIDNNLAGKQFPEENFVFTDLFGVVLRASGLDTPYLESSK
- a CDS encoding acyl carrier protein produces the protein MAMTREEILVEVQNVLVDALGVDEDEVTPDATLMGDLGAESIDFLDIVFRMEKAFGIKIPREELFPAESLLSTAEYVSNGKLTPKGFEELKKRMPHSDLSAFAADPSVNKIGDLFTVDVLVNFVDARLNAAG
- a CDS encoding beta-hydroxyacyl-ACP dehydratase, which produces MKFILIDNVVKIVPGKEIQTVKNVSLSEEYLADHFPAFPVLPGVFLLQGLIESACWLVRETENFAHSMVLLAQAKNVKYKSFAAPGMNIQYTVTAKTIEENISSFAGAGSCNGEPIVEAKFSLRHFNLVEKDSKFAAEDAYIIEKLKERWKLLNGM
- a CDS encoding endonuclease NucS domain-containing protein — encoded protein: MKRFNVVLPKEDGGVEIYRMKEWLRQHPGHIPTGVDPTYCTSHKLRDMLKKLGWSVKETASEVRLLQPGTTTSQGELDAVLGDENPEEEDESPEACFALEYQLRDFIAQNLNTITIEGRRLRLYVDPTGRDGIEYSTAVGSIDILAVDDSDAFVVFELKRARSADHAIGQLTRYMGWIKQTIGKGKDVRGVIVSKTISENLRYAVLVVPNISLFEYEVEFHLKTVHREHREET
- a CDS encoding N-acetyltransferase codes for the protein MKVRNATVNDVEAIYSLISHNAQFDKMLFRSRAYIFDNLQLFSVAEVHNQVIGCCALAVIWSDLAEIKSLAVAEEYQNKGIGRALVEKAVEQAKNLGVKKVFALTLVPKFFEKYGFAVVDKKTLPMKVWSDCAKCTKQDNCDEIAVEKEIKN
- a CDS encoding SPFH domain-containing protein → MMQTEYRRAAFVCLVALILSAIFFPACFVLSRVTGVYPLFALSWQILAAALIWAVLAVQFYQKSLAEQEKLDIAQLAQGGAGDTIFEAQKNNSEFFAVAQNRLRIFEKWFLPIFSILIAIYQIAIGSLLLRMTIKGRIGEETKFLLLGAVLASAIAFVSFLFSLYATGLASQEKWRPLKAGGSYFLATTILSFICAAAMALAQFKVQIVLVALNWIVPSVLILVGCETALNFIFDIYRPRIKGQYSSSAFDSRLLGIIASPHHILRTVASVIDYQFGFKVSQTWFYQIVEQAIIPLILVSAVILYLLSCIVIIDPGSQAIIEKLGSPVDSHNKVRLVGSGISFKLPWPFGITREFPTKEIQEIYIGYVPLEDQAGQKQPLLWGSEHYKEEYNLLVATETINSQEKGAVPVSIIRGSIPVQYRVIDLYKYLYNHADSKEVLKAICYREVIKFAAGAHIEPEVEGGSSEESLLGAGRAKAAIVVARNIQQQADNLSLGVEIVFMGFEGFHPPPQVAQDFQAVIGAVQKKQASILEAIAQRDRIFTGNVGSVKQAITLHQLAEKYLQSPQKGTEYEQIKLQLDKAFTEASGELFAKLRGAQSYAYEKSTLAKAAGERFSQQLQAYRASKRIYTHELKMNMLEESLEKIRKYIVVSDSDTEVTIVDLQEKLVPSLYDIEPIKGQ
- a CDS encoding protease modulator HflC; this encodes MKNFAVIILVVLIVAVMMLYLVSFQVRQTETALVLTFGKPTRQITEPGWNWKWPAPIQTLVKYDARQMLFGGVEEETVTKGGEPVIVQTYIIWQIAEPIKFREAIRDVPGAEKLLKSRLRDVQNKVVGKHYFSEFVNSDRQQIKFGDIENEMTQLLDEPVKAAYGMKVEAVGIKMLKVSEKVTEDVFARMKADRKRKTEATLAQGNAEATKIKSDADAKITELMAATEARAKSIRGAGDAEAAQYYKMLEADPEFAMFLREIETLKKTLKERTTVVLPADAEPFKLLREMPKIEPKQNVSR
- a CDS encoding protease modulator HflK, with the translated sequence MSHEHHHHHHHHETSEHQADELQNFGGEFDAGSKSLADALRISFAVLKFIMLVLIILFFSSGVFTVAPDERAMILRFGRICGDTTDKRILGPGLHWAIPYPVEEVVKLPARNTVLRTEIDSFWYDTTNNQSAGTLNPVTDGYCITRNDTIADLKGGSDYNIVHTKWQLTYRISDCEMFFKKVYLKTPDAGQSLIDVIPQSVEPFLKAVASEAVVVAMVNFSIDEAIKSDSQIAKEAEKLLQKKLDDMNCGIEVDSMQLTAVAWPRQVNDAFVASIKASNEADRMIREAKGYSESRINEAGGGELISAVLSPDVNDKQKEYFWNNASGSAQKTIAEAKAYRTKTVESAKANADYLKILLPEYQKRPKLVIQRIYQDAIEEVLSNTQETIIAQSSSGSKNREFRVMINRDPAIGKEKKK
- a CDS encoding cation-translocating P-type ATPase; amino-acid sequence: MTHRALHLTEHEVDVARTHQKQVRVSLALAGTLLGGTLLLNSLISPLFYGKGSQIKELLAMLAAILLATPVIIHSIKGVIRSEMHMDELVSLAIIAAFATGNYIAASVVAFFLLLSELVETRTALGARAAIESLIKLTPTKASRLDAGGNEKQVNASQLKCDDVIRVRPGDNIAADGEVVKGLSSVNEATITGESLPADKVPGMQVFAGTSNLTGVLDIRVTRAGKDTTLGKVQSLILQAEHTQIPIMRIIDRYVKWYIPVILMIAAIIWFFTKDVNRAIGALVVSCPCALILATPTAMVAALSASARLGILIKKVADLELAGRVTAIVFDKTGTLTTGQLYVTKLTPAQGIEPAELLKFAASAEQMSKHPAARALQIVAKDANLSLDTPVDFAETPGKGVTAVVQGTKIFVGRDTFLKENGIDTSDVPDPALHEEQGFSTLYVGRDKKCMGWIGMQDKTRPEARFAVEQLLETGIKRLTMLTGDREEVAKRVAAELGCTDVKAKCLPQDKLAIVEKMKKDGFVVAVVGDGINDAPALASGNLGIAMGAAGSDVAINSASIALMSNDLKRLPFLVKLSRKTTSIINQNLLFGILFIILGVSASAVGWLPLIYAALLHFAGSLVVVFNSARLVRYGEELEPHSYAPAVNI